In a genomic window of Gossypium arboreum isolate Shixiya-1 chromosome 7, ASM2569848v2, whole genome shotgun sequence:
- the LOC108484849 gene encoding uncharacterized protein LOC108484849 has translation MDDYYRRSHVPAFGSWDWNNDLPFTQCFETARQTGLLRYSYSEDRDLYVAGDLYENDVVTPAMIVVPRKKKKVGESHVKEGKKQRWEVSEEKAAAAATSPIIMAKPTPKPVDEDLYKISPDLLYAKPKKKKALRLLSSCLVPSCLS, from the exons ATGGAT GATTATTACAGGAGGAGCCATGTTCCAGCTTTTGGTAGCTGGGATTGGAACAATGACCTTCCGTTTACTCAGTGTTTTGAAACGGCTAGGCAAACTGGATTGCTTCGTTACAGCTACTCCGAGGATCGTGATTTATATGTTGCCGGCGATCTCTATGAGAACGATGTTGTTACCCCTGCCATGATTGTTGTTCCTCGTAAAAAG AAAAAAGTAGGAGAGTCGCATGTTAAAGAAGGCAAAAAGCAAAGGTGGGAGGTGAGCGAGGAgaaagcagcagcagcagcaacaaGCCCCATTATTATGGCCAAGCCAACTCCAAAACCCGTTGATGAAGACCTTTACAAAATCTCCCCTGACCTCCTTTACGCAAAACCCAAAAAG AAAAAAGCGTTGAGGTTACTTTCAAGCTGCTTGGTACCAAGTTGTTTATCGTGA